Below is a window of Mus caroli chromosome 2, CAROLI_EIJ_v1.1, whole genome shotgun sequence DNA.
CTATGTACTTAAATACATTTGAATTAAGATTTTCTTTAAGACACACATTTACTCCTCAGTATTTGGATAATCTCTGTGAATATACTTCTCATCAGAAGTGTGAGATGTTTTCACATGTTCTAGGGATGAAGAGTCTCTGGGTATGATTTCAAAATcaatattttcagtttctgaaATACTAAATGTGCTACAGTGATGGTTTGTGGACATTCTAGATGAACACTAGTCTACTGAGGAATATGATATactgaattttaataatttaaatccAATTTAAGGAACTTTTTCCCTGTGGCTTTAATAGCATCTTTGACTTCCTTGTTTCTCAGGCTGTAGATCAGAGGGTTCAGCATGGGGATCACAATGCCATAAAACACAGAGGCCACTTTCATATTCTCCTCGGAATTGTCTGAAGGAGGCTGTAAGTACATGTAAGCAAGGGTTCCATAGAAGATGGTGACTGCTGTCAGGTGGGAGGCACATGTGGAGAAGGTTTTCTTCCTCCCTGCAGCAGAGGACATCTTTAGGATGGCGGCcatgatgtatatgtatgataagaTAACAACTGACACAGTGAATGTTAGGTTAAAtccaacaaaaatcaaaattagcaTGAAATTAGTGTCATTGTTGTAGCATGAAAGAGTGACAATTGGCGGaatgtcacagaaaaagtgattgaTTTTTGATGCACAGAAGGACAGTGAAAATGTAAATCCTGTGTGTACTGAGGAATTTATTGATCCCATGAGATAAGAAACAGCTACCAACTGAACACAGAATTGCCGAGACATGATTATGGGGTAGCGAAGGGGCTTACAGATTGCCACATACCGGTCCACTGCCATAACAGCGAGGAGGTAACAGTCACTGGTTGCAAATacagcataaataaataattgtattacACATCCCTTAAAAGTTATTGATTTATCTTCTACCATGAAATTCTGTAGCATCTTGGGAGTGATGGCAGATGTGTAGCAGATATCAACAAAAGCCAGATGTTGTagaaagaagtacatgggagtCTGAAGTCTGGAGTCAGTGTTGATAAGGAGGATCATCCCAGTGTTACCCACCATGGATGTCACATAAATAACAAGGAACACAATGAAGAGAACACACTGAATATCTCTCTCGACTCCAAATCCCAGAAGATAGAAGTCAGTGACTTCAGTGCCATTGCCTTGTGTCATAGCTACCAAGAGTCTAAAGGGGTGAtcaagaaaatgatcaaaataagaaagaatcattcatcagatttttaaaaattcttacttTTTACAATAAAGACTTATAAATGAATAGGTTTGTTGCTTTGCATCTGTATTTTAGAAAtagattcatttaaaattaaagaatactTCATGGAAAAGTCAACTATGGAGATAGAATTGTAAGAAACACAAATCTCATACTTTTCTACTCTATTACACAGGAATTTGCATTTGTGTATgacaatatacaaataaaattttgacTGTCTCAAGAGTGTTATctaattttactcatttttattagtttattaattGTGCTTCAAACTCttgaaattaatagaaaagacTATTTTTGGAGGCATTAATGAGGTCTACACAATTTTGGTGGCTTcataatatttttgtataatttagGTGATTATTTTACACTGAAACTTTGTGAAATGTTTCCAGAGGTGAGCTTTGGGGAACACAGTAACACAGTGAGCATAAGTAGTTCTCCTTCTTACTGTGCACTTCTTACATAGTATTTGATGTGACTGATAATTCTGTTGGACTATGTCACTGAATTttagggattttcttttttataaatggtttatttcttaaagatttaaaaattatttttagtaagagagagagagagaaaaagacacacacacacacacagagagagagagagagagagagagagagagagagagagagaaagagagagagagagagagaaagagagagagagagagagtatgtgcccacagaagccagaaaatgggttcagatcccctggaatttgaGTCATATGCACTTGTGAATTCACAATACATGTTCTGGAAAGCATACTATGCCCTCtgaaagggcagcaagtgcttttaaccatggagccatctctccagtccctgtctgTCTTATTTTAAAGGGGTGTTATGTCAATGAAATGTACAAAAGTTTTTGAATTAAGTCATAAATATATGATTTTGTAATAACAGTACACATTTGTACCTCAAAAGATGGAATCAGCATTGTTGATTACTGATTTATTAACATCAAGAAGATCAAATCCTAAGCCAGCAATAGAGAAAGCTTATGATTGACTACATTTATCTTGCAGAATTCCTAAAATGTTCAGGGACTGATATTGCTAGATCTCCCCAGAGAGGACCCAAAGGAGTATTAAAACTATGGGCATTGATTCAGAGCCCTCTGAAAAGCAGATCATCAGTTACAAATTTGACTGTAACTCATAGGCCATCAATTTACCACAGGCAACAATGCTTCTGTGACTTACAGTGTTAATACTCAACACAGGTCAACAGATACCCCAAGCctgaagacagaaataaacaCCATGGGAAAAAGCAGGAAATACGATTAAAAAGCATTATCCTTTGAGTCAAATAACTCAGCAACCTATCATCACCTTctacaaataataaacagaaatataaCTACTGAAGGATATATGCTAGTGCTGAAATAATTACTGAAGAATATATGCTAGTGTTGAACACTACATATTGTTTTCATTCTGTAGCATACTCGACAGAGTtgaattttgtttatataattataatttatatagacttatatctgtaaaatattatttaatttatgtaataaaataatcgtatattcaaatatatttatatttctacaatatcttttataataaatatattatatataaaatattgtatatgaaatagttgtatttataatatatgacataatatataaacatttatagtaaatatatatttatatataccatATAATCATATAATTAAAGGAATTACTTATGAATGAACAAATCATGCtctaagtgtacacacacacacacacacacaagcacgcacacaaAATACATGAGTGTAACTGAAATATGTTCCTggagaatatattaaaattaagggGGAAGTAAATATTATGTAGaaagatgtttttttctttattttgagtgACTTATTCCTTAATGCCAGATATCAATAGCAGAAAAGATACAACAGCTCCTCAGAATCCCACATGAATATGAAAGCAAGatatttaaaaaacccaaaatatcAAATGTTTAATTTGGACACACATACAGAATTGCATACACAATCAAGAGGGATTTATTCCATGATTGCTCTGGTTTCAGATGTGGAAACCAATCAGTGTAATCAAATACATTCactgcagaaagaagaaaaataatcaaataaatttcTGGATAAAGACATTTGGAAAAATTCAATTCTTCTTCACTATTGTACAAAAACCTCCTACTGTCAGTTCTTATTCAATGTAAAAAATTTACAGGAATTATCTCTGATGATCAGAGACTAAATGCTTGCCTCCTAAGATCAAGAACAAGGTGACTATATCCTCAATTCTGTTCTGATAGTCATCAAACTTCGGAAAGTTCTACCCAGTAACACATTCCAGGAACTACAAAATAGCACTGCCCTACTTGCAAAAGATACAATGCTCTATGTTAAGGAGCTGAAGAAATTTCATAATAAAGGTGATCATATGAAGCGCAATAGCATTTCTATACTGGCAATAGAGACTGATGGGAATTGAgacttaaaatatatctttattggTGGctgaaaaaatgaaatatttaagcaTAAACATAATAAAGTATACATAAGACTACTATACAGAAAATTAGAAAGTGTTGATaggagaaataataaatattgaaaaggaaCACTGTTCACTGCTGTAGCACACACCACAATGAAACAGTCTTCTCAATTACTAAACAGATGTGACCATGGCTATTAAGTTTTAAGCACTATTTAAAAATTGACGTTGAAGAGAAAAGCTAGGTAAAATATCTAAACCAGTTAATAGAAAAGAATTAAGTGTATGAATCAAGCCTCTTCCCATGTCTAAGACCCTACTGTTTGGGTTGCCAAACCCAGTGGCTGCTTGTCAAGGACTGCCACTTTGTGGCTATGTGGGTTATAAGCCCCAGTAGAGTACCTACTGCAATTATTTTGCAGAGTGGAAATAGCATTAAAGCAATTCCCAGCGACTTAGCATTATACCCTTACCAGAGAAGCTTCTTTATTCAGTGGATGGCTGTTAACATAGAGACTCTGTCAAGGGTCAGAGAATGAGAGATTACAGAACTCTCAGCCATAATAACACATCTCTATAATGACCTCTCCTTCTGTGGCTCAGGGGTCATCAAGAAAAAGGGGGCAAAacagtgtaagagccagaggcagtggatgGTAATAAAAAAAACTGTGAACAAACAGCAGTTATGATACACAAGCAAAAGACCTGGGATAGCttaagccagacaaaattccagcatggagagaggagatggCCATGAAGTGAACTCTTAGTTGAAGAGCTATTGGCAAATTGATGGCTGTCGAAAGAGggacagtcagttttctttatgggTATGGGCCCTGGCAAGTTTGACCATCCTCTACTGGATGACTACACATCCCAAATATTTGGGTTACACAAACTGGACTTAATGAGTTTTACaaggtttatgtgtgtgagggCAAGGTTAGTAAGAAAAGAGGTAGATTTTGGAGGAGTTGGGTGAGAGgtaaatgttaaaaatacattacatgaaattctcaacCAATGATTATGAAACGAAGAAAAATGCATGTAGCACTCCACTTGctttcagaacattttttttaatgccactATGCTAACGAACACTCCAATATTGGAGGGACaggcacacaatgaaagcacaTTAGGGCTCCTAAGAATAAACTGAAGACAGGTGCATTCATTAGTTTTTGATTAAAAGGCAAAAATCATTGAAAAAGTGATACTGCTAGATTATTTGACTGTCATTAGAATGATGATATATGCTCAATTCAAACAACACACtgtataaaaataactcaaaacacACAATATGTTTAAATCCACTAATACAgtcatgaaacattttaaaagtagggAAAGTTTTGTGTCCTACAGCTAGTGAAGAATTCTTTTTCATGATGTGCAAagtaaaatagataaatgaaaatagaCAAATACATTGAACTCTCAAAATGTAAAGTTTTACTTTGTTAAAAACTTggttaagaaaatgaaagcctTAGTGCAGAGTTGATAAAAAAAGTTTTGTAtctaaaccaaataaacaatcacacaaagaataaaagaaaaaccgaattagaaaattggaaaaatatatgaaaagactATTTCACCAGGGGAATATATGCATGAATACATGAAAACCACTCAGGCTTTATTAGCCATTAAGAAGATGCAAATTATCAACATGATGGGATATTATCATACCAAGCATGATGAGCTATTGCTGCTCAGCCATCATCAttgcaaacaaaaaaacagtggcAAAACTAAAGCTAGCAAAGACTTGGAGCTATGGGTCTTTTATAGATTGTTGTGGGCATGCAAAACGTCATAACTATTCTCCAAAATAACTTGGAAGTATTTAAGGAATGCAAACATACAGTCCAGTCCCTGTACCCATAGCCAATTTTGCTTACACAAAACTTATGCTTATGTCAAAATGTGCaaaaagtttcaaaaaagctTCATTGGCAATAATTTAAAAGTGTCAACAGCTAAAATGTTCTTTAGCAAAATGTTGGTTAAACAAATCTCATTATGTTACACTGTGAAACAGCACTtagaatcagagagaaagaaacatgggCAACTGGTGACTCTCCATGGCAATGTCTAATTTGAAAAGGTCATATAGTGTATGATTTTACTTATAACGTCATCAAGTTGGCAAGATTTTAAGATAAAGGTGAAAGTAGTGATTGACTTAAATTAGAACTAGTAGGTGGTTGGGGTAGTGCGTTTTTAAGTGGAAGATGTGACAGATCTCTGTTGGATATCTGATATCTTGTCTAACATGAAGGTTATGAGAATCTATCGAAAGAAGTGAGAAAATGCCATATGACTATATGTTTACTGTACCAATATCAAAGCTCTGGGTTATTATGCAAGCCTATGGTTATTATGCAGGATGCAATCATTGAGGGAGAATCATCTAAAGGTATGGGTGGAAATTTttgaattatctttaaaaatctcCTGTGAATCTATAAGCATGTAAAACCTGAAAGGAGTTAGTAGAAAAACATAGAGCCAGCTGTGCAGAAATACAAGGATCCAACAAGCAAATTTATGCAAACTTCTCAGCATAGGACAAGCACTGAGTGAGCTCACCCAAATGGCTGTGATAACAGATGCTAAACAGTGATTATTAGTTGACCCAATTATGTTTTCTTTACCTTCTTTCCCAGGAAGTGCTCAGCCAGATGAAAACAAACCTCTTCACCCATGATGGAGTTCATCCTCTGGGCGTTGGGGAGACATGCTGGGACTCTCCCTCTGTTCCATTGCTTCCTGCTCACACTGCAGTGATCAcaactgatggaaaaaaaaaaaaacgacatttatttttttgttgttgatgttctgGTGTTGCTTCTAgatttttctctctgtagctGGTTGAGGTGACTGTCAATTAAAGCTTCTATGTTTCTTCCTCATCAGGGAGTTTATAGCTGAGGCCTAAGGGATATATACTCTCTTGACAATCTGAGGTCTCCAGGGCTTAATAGGAATTGGATAAACAATAATCATTAGTGATTATAAAAATTGCACATGTTAATCATAATAAAGGGTTTCATtatgataattttatataaacatagagtatattttgattatgtttgtTCCCTATTAACCTCTCTTGTCCTCTTCCactccttctgttcctcctaattttttttttttttacagttagtcattttaaatttgtttgttcatgtgtttgcatgattctctgtgtgtatatgtatatgtatgtgtgaaggtgCATGTATCTGCGAGTGAGTAGAGGACAAAATGATGTAACTGATCCCTTACAGCTGGAAGTATAGGTGATGTAGGACTCCCAGCTTGTTACGAAAGTGCAAGGATCTGAACTTTTCTCCTCATTAGCAAGTGTAcctaactgctgaactatctttccagccctcctttGCCCCTAGCTAGTCTTTTTTGACTagtaaatttttttctgtataaggCCTTTTACTTAATGATACTTTATTTCTAGAGAGGATAATTCTTTCTCATGCTTGTCTTTAACAAAAGCTTATTATCTATTGTTATAAATCAGGTTCAATATCCTTTCATATTGTTCAAGGGCCATATTTATGAAGATATCAGTGTAGAGATAAAATACTTGTGGATGTAATCAGTGAAAAGAGATCAATATCTAATCTAAATGTCTCCATTTGGTCCCCAGGGTGACAAAGAGGAAAAGTACTTTGTAACATTACATTGAcggtttatatttatttttaaaattacatttgtttttttctttcattttacccTAAAAAAACCCACTTCTTGTGTGattttagtataattttataatttctcctttttcctccttcaaAATTTTCCATGTAACCCTCAGTGAATTTCTGTAGATATTACTATGATGACAAGCATTATCTACATGACTTTCATAAATGCATAATAGTTTTTAGGCATTTACTCCTGTATGCATTTTATATAGaggaatagaaaatatttttaggagTTTTTCTTCCTAGGGCAAGAAAGAGATGGAATAAGAAAAAGGAGGGTGATTATTGACATAAATAATTTCCCTGATATGCTAAGAATGTAATACATGTGAGATATATCGTGTAGAAAACATTACCTAAACTGTaagataatattaaataatacatgtatttctgtgtagACTTCTGTAACAATTAGAATCAATTAATAAGGTGGCAGTTATTCTTTAACCAGCTACTACTCCAaataaccacacaaagacctttttaatatttcaaagcttagGCCTTAGCTTTGAAGATTTTCAACTAGTTTATTTATGTTAAATCCACCTTCTATCACCATTCAACCACATGGCTAGCTGTACCTTCCAGGTCCTTAGTCCATGTCTTTCTCCCCTCATGTCTCCTGGTGAAAaggcctttctctttcttttttccagagtTCTTTTTTCTGTCCCAGGAAGTCCTGCCTATCTCTATGCCTAATCacaggctttatttttttatcgACCAATGAACTTGGGaagcaaggtttgcacaacaaaagctggtatacaTGAGAATTTGCTTTTGGGGCAACTAGATCTAGGGGTACAAaatttagcattagaatacataACATAAGAGCACCAGACCAAACCCAACATTCAGTTTCAGAATTACTGCACTGTGGAAACACACGTCCATGAGACACTTTGATGGTCCCGGTATCAAGGATTTGATTTCAATCTTAAGAACTTTCTGCTCATTGCTTTAAAACCTTCTTTGACTTCCTTGTTTCTCAGGCTGTAGATCAGAGGGTTCAGCATGGGGATCACAATGCCATAAAACACAGAGGCCACTTTCATATTCTCCTCAGAATTTTCCGAAGGAGGCTGTAAGTACATGTAAGCAAGGGTTCCATAGAAGATGGTGACTGCTGTCAGGTGGGAGGCACATGTGGAGAAGGTTTTCTTCCTCCCTGCAGCAGAGGACATCTTTAGGATGGCGGCCATGATGTATATGTAGGAGAAGATAATGACTAACACAGTGAACGTCAGGTTAAatccaacaaaaataacaagaagcatgATATTAATATCAATGTTGGAGCATGAAAGGCTGATGATTGGGACaacatcacagaaaaagtgattgaTATTTTTGGAATTACAATAAGACAATGAGAATGTAAATCCTGTGTGTACAGAGGAATTTATTGATCCCATGAGATAAGAAAAAGCTACTAACTGAACACAGAATTGCCGAGACATGATTATGGGGTAGCGAAGGGGCTTACAGATTGCCACATACCGGTCCACTGCCATAACAGCGAGGAGGTAACAGTCACTGGTTGCAAATGTGGCATAGACCAACAATTGTATTACACATCCTGTATATGATATGGAACTGTCTTCTACCATGAAGTTCTGTAGCATCTTGGGAGTGATGGCAGATGTGTAGCAGATATCAACAAAAGCCAGGTTTTGTAAGAAGAAGTACATAGGAGTCTGAAGTCTGGAGTTAGTGTTAATGAGGAGGATCATCCCAGTGTTGCCCACCATGGATGTTACATAGATCACAAGAAATACAACGAAGAGGATACTCTGAGTATTTTGCTGGACTCCAAATCCCAGAAGATAGAAGTCAGTGACTTCAGTGGTATTTCTTTGTATCATGACTATCAAGAATCTGAAGGAAACATAGATAAGAGGGAATAATTAGGACTTCTTGAAATGAAAGGGTTCCGATTTtcaacattactttttaaaaaagcttttattttattatatatatatacatatatatacatataatatatatgtatgtgtgtatgtattacctaatgtatgcatgcataccacatgcatacaaGGCTCACTGACACCTGAAGAGGGTGTTAGAATCCTtagaactggagtcatagacagTTGTGTGCAGACCTGTGCATGCTGAGAACctatcccaggtcctctgcaagagttgCAAGCACTCTTCAATGCTGTGTTCTTAGTCCCTCACATTAACTTTTTGACATTAGGTGTTCATAATAAATACTAGCAATTTTGATCTGTATCAAGAGACCATTACATTACCTATGTATTTGAGCCAAGAATTCATTTTCAAATCAAACATGCTTGATAGAAGAATGCTGGCTTTGAATGTATAAATCTATCAAAATCTAGGTAGACATAGCTTTCTCCTATAATAAGTaagtttttatgtttatataagttaatactaaatttttattttgttcttttaaaatagcctacagcttttcttatttctttcctcttttaatcATTTAATTCTGCAATTAGTAGGAATCCATGCAAGGAAAAGGTTctgatacacactcacactccacatattttatgattttcatcacatgattttttttgttatatttttgccAGCTATCATCTAAAGCTTCACAAATGGATATCTTATAAGATAGATACTTGACACTTCCCATGGCATTTCTCCTTTAAGTCCAGTGTTATTAAAATCTTGTGGCAACAGTTTAGTACTTATAGTATCTTGTTTTAAATAGtaacaacttttattttcttttattgatctgTAAAGTATAGAGCCAATATGCATTCATATAGTGTGAAACTTCAAACTCTGTGATTCACTGCCATGACATGTAAACTTCCTTAAACCCTCTTACCATGTCTGGAGGACTCAGTAGTGCAAGTCTAGCTGATGCTAAGCTTTCTCTGTAGCTGGAccagtcttttattttcctgtgtttgaTAAGTCAAAAAGACTTTTGGCACTGTGCAGTATTGAACTCAGGGATACATGcgctaggcaaacactttacccttGAGCAATATTTGCAACCACAGGATACTAAAAGTTAGCTATTGAATTGCATCACAACTAAACACAAGATTGAATTTTTGCTTTGccattttgttcatttatgtgtatatacaaaatGTCAAAATGTGACCTGTAGAGAAAAAATACCCCATGTCCCCAGAACATCAGTAGAGTGCTCCATTACTTTTCCATCAGTAACTCTAAGCAGTTTTGTGTCATCACTGAGAAGTGGTCAGGAACAACTTACCCTTAGCAAAGGAATGTGGAAAACTGTCAGTGTTCACATTGGCTTCTCTGGTACTTTCCTTGAGAAAGAAGCACTACAGGACATATAAAATGAATGAGCAAGACAACTGAAGGCAGTACCAGTTTAATGAGGGCTGAAATGAGTAAATTCTAGGAAATGATTTCCTTATCCAAATGAGTCAGAAAAATAGGCAAAATGGAGCCCTTCAAAGCAGATTGTTCCTTGTGAGGAAAAGCAGTGACCAGGCAGATCTAGACTAGGTCCATTTAAATTACTCTATAGTCCAGATgtgtgggaggtgggaaggaattGGAAGGAGTACAGGaagaggaaaccataatcaggaaaTGTgtgaaaaatttattttcaataaaagaataaaatataaagagcTCTGTATATAGGGTGATGCTGTTTGGTTTTAGTCATTGTATATCCTAGTAAAAAGATATAAAGTTACAGACACATATTTGAGAGCTAAGAGCAGTCTTCCCACCATTTCACAGATAAATCATATGGGTCAAGAAAGAATAGACCCAATAtgaattatttcttttgtgtgtgttgtagacATTTCCTAATAGAATACAATAAGAAAATGGGCCactatcaaaatattttaaataaagccaATCTATtcctaatctcagcacttcaaaAAACtgtgtatataatttaaaatcaccCACAAATGAAGtacataatttgtatttatttgtgtagtTTTGCTAtgctgaaaatagaaaaaaaatggtgaaaaaaACCTAAAAGGCCTAAACATAGAGACACGCCACATTCACGTGTTAGGAactcaatgaaacaaaacatcatACTGAGACACAAGTATAACATAATTTACATTAAGTCGTGCAAGACTCTTTTTGAAATATAGACCAGGATATTTTAAGATGTATGTGGAATGGAAAAGTTGTTAGAATAGCTAAAGTAATTCTGAGAAAGTGGCATGTGCAGATCAATCCACTTGATACAAATATCTATATTCTAGCCATGGTGACCAATGTTAATGTTGCACGAAAGATAGACATATATATAAAGCAGAGTAGAGAGCTAAGGAGTAGATATTCACAGGTTCAGCCCACCTGACATTAACAAAGCTGCAGAAGCCCGTGGGAGAGAATAGTGGTGCTTGTTCATTTTAACATATGACTCTGGAATATCTGGCCATCCACCGGAAACGTGATGAACTCAATGCAAATATTACACTATAtacaattatttaattattttatatacaattattatttaataataaattatttaatttattatttatatattttatttatatataaaacaattgcatatatatttatatttatatgcgAAATATAAAGCCACAAGAATTTTAGAGAGGAGCAGAGGACAGAAAGTGTGTACCAGGCCTCAGTGAAAGGTTCTTAGacatattaaaaagcaaaattcattaaaataaacaaatacattgaaTCTTATAAAAATTCACATGTTGGCCCAAAGATCTGgttcagagaaggaaaaagc
It encodes the following:
- the LOC110290382 gene encoding putative olfactory receptor 5AK3 codes for the protein MTQGNGTEVTDFYLLGFGVERDIQCVLFIVFLVIYVTSMVGNTGMILLINTDSRLQTPMYFFLQHLAFVDICYTSAITPKMLQNFMVEDKSITFKGCVIQLFIYAVFATSDCYLLAVMAVDRYVAICKPLRYPIIMSRQFCVQLVAVSYLMGSINSSVHTGFTFSLSFCASKINHFFCDIPPIVTLSCYNNDTNFMLILIFVGFNLTFTVSVVILSYIYIMAAILKMSSAAGRKKTFSTCASHLTAVTIFYGTLAYMYLQPPSDNSEENMKVASVFYGIVIPMLNPLIYSLRNKEVKDAIKATGKKFLKLDLNY
- the LOC110290330 gene encoding putative olfactory receptor 5AK3, whose product is MIQRNTTEVTDFYLLGFGVQQNTQSILFVVFLVIYVTSMVGNTGMILLINTNSRLQTPMYFFLQNLAFVDICYTSAITPKMLQNFMVEDSSISYTGCVIQLLVYATFATSDCYLLAVMAVDRYVAICKPLRYPIIMSRQFCVQLVAFSYLMGSINSSVHTGFTFSLSYCNSKNINHFFCDVVPIISLSCSNIDINIMLLVIFVGFNLTFTVLVIIFSYIYIMAAILKMSSAAGRKKTFSTCASHLTAVTIFYGTLAYMYLQPPSENSEENMKVASVFYGIVIPMLNPLIYSLRNKEVKEGFKAMSRKFLRLKSNP